The following are encoded together in the Mugil cephalus isolate CIBA_MC_2020 chromosome 18, CIBA_Mcephalus_1.1, whole genome shotgun sequence genome:
- the ndufb4 gene encoding NADH dehydrogenase [ubiquinone] 1 beta subcomplex subunit 4, whose protein sequence is MADYREAPLATRPKTLDPNEYFNLSPEYRRAEEARAALRANLKRQYLQQLNNPHRKELIDDPALTRWVYARANTYPHFKPTFKTSLLGAVFGVAPLFILYFVFKTDRDRKEERIKAGIDERKFSLSY, encoded by the exons ATGGCGGACTACCGAGAGGCGCCCTTGGCCACTCGGCCGAAAACATTGGATCCTAACGAATATTTCAACCTTTCGCCCGAATATAGGCGCGCCGAAGAGGCCAGGGCTGCTTTACGGGCAAACCTGAAGAGACAGTATCTGCAGCAACTCAATAACCCGCACAGGAAAGAGCTCATT GACGACCCTGCGCTGACGAGATGGGTGTATGCACGAGCCAACACCTACCCACACTTCAAGCCCACATTCAAGACGTCCCTGTTGGGTGCAGTCTTTGGAGTTGCGCCCCTCTTCATCCTCTATTTTGTCTTCAAGACAGACAGG GataggaaggaagagaggatcAAGGCTGGAATTGATGAGCGGAAGTTCTCGTTGTCATATTGA
- the hgd gene encoding homogentisate 1,2-dioxygenase — translation MAGLKYLSGFGNEFSSEDPRCPGSLPEGQNNPQVCPYGLYAEQLSGSAFTCPRPANKRSWFYRIIPSVKHKPFAPVPCGNLTENWNEVEPDPNQLRWLPFTIPKSTDKKVDFVTGLHTVCGAGDAKSRNGIGIHMYTCNSSMVDRCFNNSDGDFLIVPQQGEILITTEFGKMMVEPNEICVIQQGMRFSVDVFGETRGYILEVYGAHFELPDLGPIGANGLANPRDFLCPVVWYEDRKVPTGYTVINKYQGKLFACQQDFSPFNVVAWHGNYTPYKYNLENFMVINCVAFDHADPSIFTVLTAKSNRPGVAIADFVIFPPRWGVADHTFRPPYYHRNCMSEFMGLIKGHYEAKEEGFQPGGASLHSIMTPHGPDVDCFEKNSTAELKPERVAEGTMAFMFESSFSMAVTKWGLQTCQRLDKTYYKCWEGLRSHFNPKWKPSKE, via the exons AACAACCCTCAGGTTTGCCCGTACGGCCTCTACGCCGAGCAGCTCTCCGGCTCTGCCTTCACCTGCCCCCGTCCAGCCAATAAGAGGAG CTGGTTTTACCGCATAATCCCGTCTGTTAAACATAAACCTTTTGCCCCGGTGCCCTGTGGCAACCTGACAGAGAACTGGAACGAGGTGGAGCCTGATCCTAACCAG CTGCGATGGCTACCTTTCACCATTCCCAAATCTACAGACAAGAAAGTGGACTTTGTGACT GGTCTTCATACTGTCTGCGGTGCTGGAGACGCTAAATCCCGCAACGGCATCGGAATCCACATGTACACCTGCAACTCCTCCATGGTAGACAG GTGCTTCAACAACTCAGACGGAGACTTTCTGATTG tCCCCCAGCAGGGTGAGATCTTGATCACCACCGAGTTCGGGAAGATGATGGTCGAGCCGAACGAGATCTGTGTCATCCAG caaggGATGCGCTTCAGCGTGGATGTGTTTGGAGAAACCCGAGGATACATACTGGAGGTGTACGGAGCCCATTTTGAACTCCCCGACCTCGGACCAAtag GAGCCAACGGTCTGGCCAACCCCAGAGATTTCCTGTGTCCAGTTGTGTGGTACGAGGATCGCAAAGTGCCCACCGGCTACACCGTCATCAACAAGTACCAGGGGAAGCTGTTCGCCTGCCAACAG GATTTCTCCCCGTTCAACGTGGTCGCCTGGCACGGGAACTACACACCTTACAAATACAACCTGGAGAACTTCATGGTCATCAACTGTGTGGCCTTCGACCACGCG GATCCGTCCATCTTCACCGTCCTGACCGCCAAATCCAACAGACCAGGTGTGGCCATTGCCGACTTTGTCATCTTCCCCCCGCGCTGGGGTGTGGCCGACCACACCTTCCGTCCGCCGTACTATCACC GGAACTGCATGAGTGAATTCATGGGTCTGATCAAGGGCCACTACGAGGCCAAAGAGGAGGGTTTCCAGCCGGGAGGGGCCAGCCTCCACAGCATCATGACCCCACACGGCCCGGACGTCGACTGCTTCGAGAAGAACAGCACCGCCGAGCTCAAGCCTGAGAGGGTGGCCGAGGGAACCATG gctTTCATGTTTGAGTCGTCCTTCAGCATGGCCGTGACTAAGTGGGGCCTACAAACATGCCAGAGGCTTGACAAGACCTACTACAAGTGTTGGGAAGGTCTCCGCAGCCACTTTAACCCCAAATGGAAGCCCAGCAAAGAGTAA